CAGGCTTCGCGAGGCAGATCCGTCCGCCCCGCTCACGTCAGACTGGAAGACCCTGAAAAAGTGGATCGTGAAGAACGAGAGGCGCAGATCGTCCGCAAGGGAGGCCGAGGCATGAAATTCCTGAACCACCTGACATTCGGACAGTACGTCCCCGCCGACTCCCCTGTGCATCGCCTCGACCCGAGGTGCAAGATTTTGGCTGTGCTGCTGGTGCTGACCGGGGTCTTCATGGCCCGCCACTCGCTCGTCTTCGCCGTATGGGGCGTCCTGCTCCTGCTCCTTGCCCGCCAGTCCCGCCTTCCCATACGACTGGTCCTGAACTCCGCCAAGCCGGTGCTAATACTCGTTGTCTTCACGGCCCTGATACACATCTTCTTCACGGACGGAAAGGTGCTGCTCAAACTCTGGATAGTCACTATCACCCGGGAGGGGATAGTCGCAGCCGTCCAGATGGGTCTGCGCCTGCTGCTGCTAGTGCTCTTCGCATCCTTCCTGACCCTGACCACCAAGCCGATGGAGCTGGCCGACGGGCTGGAGCGCATCTTCTCCCCCTTCGCCCGCTTCGGCTTTCCCGCGCATGAGCTGGCGATGATGATGACCATCGCCCTGCGCTTCATCCCCACGCTGCTCGACGAGACCGACCGAATAATGAAGGCGCAGCTGGCGAGGGGCGCCTCGTTCGACCGGGGAGGAATATGGAAGCGTCTCAAGGCCTTCATCCCGGTGCTCATCCCGCTGTTCGTAATAGTCTTCCAGAGGGCGGAGGACCTTGCGACGGCGATGGAGGCAAGATGCTACAGGGGAGGGGAGGGACGCACCAGGATCCACCCCCTGAAGTGGGGGAGGGACGACACGGCGGGGGCGATCCTTGTCTCGGTGATAGTACTGCTTCTGGTCGTCGGGGAGAGGAGCCTCTATTCTTGAAGTACGCTGCCATAATCGGCTACAGGGGGACGGGCTTCTCCGGCTGGCAGAGGCAGGAGAGCGGAACGGGGATCCAGGAGAAGATAGAGGATGCTCTCGAGGCCGTCACGGGAAGAAAGACCGCTGTGACGGCTGCGGGCCGCACCGACGCGGGGGTGCACGCGCGCGGCCAGGCGGTCTCATTCGAGCTTGACAAAGAGTGGGCGCCGGACAGGCTTCTGCTGGCGGTAAACTACCACCTCCCGCAAGAGGTCGCATTCATGAGGGTCGCGCGAGCAGACGAGGGCTTCGATGCCCGCCGCTCCGCCCTGTGGCGCGAGTACCGCTACCTTATATGGCACGGAAACGCCATGCCTCCTCTTCTGAGGGGGTTTGCCTGGTGGAACAAGTTCCACTGGAACATGGAGGAGGCGAGAAAGGCCTGCGCGATGTTCGAGGGGGAGCACGACTTCGCCGCCTTCTGCAAGTCGTCCGAGCGTCCGGAGCGGACCAGGAGGGAGATCCTGAGGACATCCCTGCGGCACAGGCGAAACCTGACGATCTTCACCGTCCGCGGAGATGCTTTCATGACCAACATGGTCCGCATCATGGGCGGCAACCTCCAGGCCGTAGGCTACGGCAAGAAAGACCTCGCCTGGCTCTCCGGGCTTCTCTCCGGCCGCGACAGAAGCGAGTCGGCGGTCACCGCTCCGCCCGAAGGGCTCTACCTGTGGCGGGTCGGCTACGGGGAGGACGACCCGTTTCGCGGGGATGGTTCCCCTATCAGGACATACGGTATAAAATAGGCGATGAGCGGAGGCGTTGCGCCGCCTCTTCACAAATAAAAGGGGGAAGACGCCGTGTTTGGAACCGACATAGGCATCGATCTTGGGACAGCGACTGTCCTCATATACGAGAAGAACAGGGGTATAGTTCTTCGGGAGCCCTCCGTGGTCGCGGTGGATCTTGACTCGGGCAAGATACTCGCGGTCGGCTACGAGGCCAAGAACATGGTCGGAAGGACGCCGGGGAGCATCACATCGGTCCGTCCGCTGAAGGACGGGGTGATCGCCGACTACACCATGACAGAGGCCATGCTTCACCACTTCATGCGCCGGGTGCTCAGGGGCTTCAAGCGCTTCTTCCGCAACCGCGTCATGATATGCGTGCCCTCCGGCGCCACGGACGTCGAGAGGCGAGCCGTGCTGGAGGCCGCGGTGGAGGTGGGAGCCAAGGAGGCCTTCCTGATAGAGGAACCGATGGCCGCCGCCATAGGGGCCAACCTCGACGTGGAGGAGCCCCGCGGCAAGATGGTCGTCGACATAGGCGGTGGCACCACCGACATAGCCGTCATCTCTCTCGGAGGCATAGTCGTCTCCAAGTCCCTTCGCATAGGAGGCGACCGGCTGGACGAGGGGATAGTCCGCTACCTGCGCAAGCAGTACAACCTCGCGGTAGGGGAGCAGACGTCCGAGAACCTGAAGATAATGATCGGCACCTGCCTGCAGGAGGAGCCGGACACCAAGATGATCCTCAAGGGCAGGGACCTGGTCCAGGGCCTTCCGCGCCAGATAGAGGTCTCCAGCACCAACGTGTCCATGGCGATCGGAGAGATGGTCCAGTCGCTGATCGACGGAGTCAGAAATGTCCTTGAGCTAACGCCGCCGGAGCTTTCGGCCGATATAATTGACAGGGGGATAGTTCTGACCGGAGGAGGCGCCCTTCTGAGGGGCCTCTCCGAGCTGATCACCCGCCAGACCGGCATCAACTGCTTCACCGCCGACGACCCGATGGAGTGCGTCGCGCTCGGCACGGGCAGGGCCCTCGCCGAGATAGACAAGCTCCAGGCGTCGGGGAGAAGCGGGATACTCGTGAATCGAAGGAAGGGCCGGAAGAAAAAGTTCTAGCCGCCGGGACGCACAGCCTAATCAGCCCCGGTGGACCATCGAGGAGTGATGGATGATGCACCGGGGACTATACGCCGCCGCCTCGGCGATGATAACGCAGGAGAGCATGCACGACGTTGTTGCCAACAACCTCGCCAACGCGGCCACATCGGGCTTCCGCAAGAGGATTCCCGTCAACAAGTCGTTTCCCGAGGTCCTGATGGACAGGATAGAGAAGGTCTCGGAGGACGGCGAGATCAAGCTCGTCGGGCCTCCATTTCAGCTTGGCCTCAAGGGCAAGTTCACGATAGGCGACATCAGTCTCGCCGATGTCATCTCCGAGACCTGGATGAGCACCGAGATGGGCGCCATCCAGGTGACCGACAACCCGCTCGACGTCGCCATAGTCGGAGAGGGCTATTTCGCCGTGCAGGACGGCGCCGGCAACACCTACTACACCAGGTCGGGCCACTTTCAGAAGAACGACGAGGGCCAGCTGGTGACCGAGGACGGAATGCTGGTGCTGGGGGACGGCGGGCCCATCGAGGTCGGTGACGCGTCCCGATTCTCCATAACGGAGAACGGCAACGTTATGGCCGATGGCGCCCTGGTCGACATGCTGCAGGTGGTGGAGTTCGAGAACCCCACATACCTGAGGCAGGTGGGTCGCACCTCTCTTTCCGTCACGCCTCACTCGGGCGAGCCGGTTCCGATCGAGGAACCCCGCCTGGAGCCGGGGGCGCTGGAGATGTCCAACGTCAACGTGGTCGAGGAGATGGTAAGGATGGTGGAGGCGCACCGAGCGTACGAATCGGCGTCTAAAGTGCTCATGACTCACGACGAGATCACGGGCAAACTGATAACGTCCTACGGCAGGACGAGCTAGGCGGGAGGTATGACGAGATGCTGAGAGCCCTTTGGACTAGCGCGAGCGGCATGATCGCACAACAGACCAACCTTGACGTCACCACGAACAACCTGGCGAACGTCAACACGTCGGGCTTCAAGAAGAAGCGAGCCGACTTCGCGGACCTGCTCTACCAGATCAACAGGGAGCCGGGCGCCCCGGTCGAGCCGGCGTCGACCGTCCCCACGGGGGTGCAGGTCGGCTTGGGGGTCAGGGTCATCGGCACGCCCAGGATAATGAGCCAGGGGAACCTCCAGGTCACCGATCGCCCATTGGACGTGACGATAGAGGGGGACGGCTTCTTCCAGGTGCTGCTGCCCAACGGCGAGGTCGCCTACACCCGCGCGGGGAGCTGGAACCTGGACGGGGAGGGGCAGGTGGTCAACCCGGACGGACTGCTGATAGAGCCGGCCTTGATCGTCCCGGAGGACGCCATGGAGATAATAATCACCCCGGAGGGCATCGTCGCCGTCAGGATCGATG
The genomic region above belongs to Synergistaceae bacterium and contains:
- a CDS encoding flagellar hook-basal body protein, whose protein sequence is MHRGLYAAASAMITQESMHDVVANNLANAATSGFRKRIPVNKSFPEVLMDRIEKVSEDGEIKLVGPPFQLGLKGKFTIGDISLADVISETWMSTEMGAIQVTDNPLDVAIVGEGYFAVQDGAGNTYYTRSGHFQKNDEGQLVTEDGMLVLGDGGPIEVGDASRFSITENGNVMADGALVDMLQVVEFENPTYLRQVGRTSLSVTPHSGEPVPIEEPRLEPGALEMSNVNVVEEMVRMVEAHRAYESASKVLMTHDEITGKLITSYGRTS
- a CDS encoding rod shape-determining protein yields the protein MFGTDIGIDLGTATVLIYEKNRGIVLREPSVVAVDLDSGKILAVGYEAKNMVGRTPGSITSVRPLKDGVIADYTMTEAMLHHFMRRVLRGFKRFFRNRVMICVPSGATDVERRAVLEAAVEVGAKEAFLIEEPMAAAIGANLDVEEPRGKMVVDIGGGTTDIAVISLGGIVVSKSLRIGGDRLDEGIVRYLRKQYNLAVGEQTSENLKIMIGTCLQEEPDTKMILKGRDLVQGLPRQIEVSSTNVSMAIGEMVQSLIDGVRNVLELTPPELSADIIDRGIVLTGGGALLRGLSELITRQTGINCFTADDPMECVALGTGRALAEIDKLQASGRSGILVNRRKGRKKKF
- the flgG gene encoding flagellar basal-body rod protein FlgG, with translation MLRALWTSASGMIAQQTNLDVTTNNLANVNTSGFKKKRADFADLLYQINREPGAPVEPASTVPTGVQVGLGVRVIGTPRIMSQGNLQVTDRPLDVTIEGDGFFQVLLPNGEVAYTRAGSWNLDGEGQVVNPDGLLIEPALIVPEDAMEIIITPEGIVAVRIDGEAEPEEIGQIELARFINPGGLLAMGKNLFLETAASGAPIVGNPGDEGLGQVHQGILEMSNVQVVDEMVGLIIAQRAYEANSKGVQTADDLLRIANGIKR
- a CDS encoding energy-coupling factor transporter transmembrane protein EcfT translates to MKFLNHLTFGQYVPADSPVHRLDPRCKILAVLLVLTGVFMARHSLVFAVWGVLLLLLARQSRLPIRLVLNSAKPVLILVVFTALIHIFFTDGKVLLKLWIVTITREGIVAAVQMGLRLLLLVLFASFLTLTTKPMELADGLERIFSPFARFGFPAHELAMMMTIALRFIPTLLDETDRIMKAQLARGASFDRGGIWKRLKAFIPVLIPLFVIVFQRAEDLATAMEARCYRGGEGRTRIHPLKWGRDDTAGAILVSVIVLLLVVGERSLYS
- the truA gene encoding tRNA pseudouridine(38-40) synthase TruA, whose amino-acid sequence is MKYAAIIGYRGTGFSGWQRQESGTGIQEKIEDALEAVTGRKTAVTAAGRTDAGVHARGQAVSFELDKEWAPDRLLLAVNYHLPQEVAFMRVARADEGFDARRSALWREYRYLIWHGNAMPPLLRGFAWWNKFHWNMEEARKACAMFEGEHDFAAFCKSSERPERTRREILRTSLRHRRNLTIFTVRGDAFMTNMVRIMGGNLQAVGYGKKDLAWLSGLLSGRDRSESAVTAPPEGLYLWRVGYGEDDPFRGDGSPIRTYGIK